In Streptomyces venezuelae, the sequence GTGCACCCGGTCCCCGCCCAGCGCGCGCACCTGCGCCAGGACGTCCCGCCCCAGTTCCTCCAGGGCGTACGGGGCCTCCTCGCGCGGGCCCGGACTCTCGTGCTGGCCCCGGCCGTCCACGGCGACGACCCGGTAACCGGCGGCCGCCAGCGGCTCCAGGAGGCCGATGAAGTCCTCCTTGCTGCCCGTGAAACCGGGGACCAGCAGGGCGGTGCCGCGTACGGGCTCGCCGGCCTCGTGCACGGCGAAGGAGCCGCGGTCGGTGGCGAGGAGGTACGCGCGGGCGGCGGCGGGCAGCGTGAGACGCGGGGGCTTGCTCATGGCCCGAGGTTACCGGCCCGTACGGTGTCCGGCGCGGCCCGGGCACACCGATGGCCCCGGCCCCCCGGGAAGGGGGCCGGGGCCATCGGCGGGGTACTGCGCGGGGCCTACGCCTCGGGCGCGGCCACGGCCTTGCGGGTGCGCGTGCGCTTCGGCTTCACCGGGGCCTCCTCGGCCACGGCGGCGGCCTCGGCGGCGACCGGAGCGGCCTCCGCGACCTTGCGGGTACGGGTGCGCTTCGGCTTGGCCGGGGCCTCCTCGGCCACTGCGACCGCGACGGCCTCGGCGACGGCCGGAGCGGCCTCCGCGACCTTGCGGGTACGGGTCCGCTTCGGCTTGGCCGGAGCCTCCTCGGCGGGAACCTCGGCGACCGGGGTCACCGCGGCGGCGGCCGGAGCCGCCTTGCGGGTGCGCCGGGCCCGGACGGGCTCGACGAGCGGCGCCATCTGGAAGTCCGGCTCCGGGGCGGTCTCGACGACCTTGCGGGCACGGACGCGCCTCGGCGGGGCCGGAGCCTCCTCGACGAGCGGGGTCACCGGGGTCACCGGACCGGTCTTGCGGGTCGGGACGCGCCTGGGCCTGGCCGGAGCCTCCTCGGCGACCGGGGTCACCGGCGCGGCGTCCGAGACAGGAGCCTCGACGGCCGACGCGGCCTCGACGGCCGGCGCGGCCTCGGCGACCGGCGCGGCCACGGCGCTCTGCACCGGCACCGCGGCCACACGGGTGCGGCGGCGGCGCGGACGGCGCGGCTCGTCGGCGGCCGGGGCCGCAGGAGCCTCGGGAGCCTGGGCCGGGGCCGCCGCGGCGGTGGCCTCGGCGCCCTCGGCGAGCTCCGCCCCGCCCCGGGTACGGCGGCGCTGGCGCGGCGTACGGGTACGGGCCGGACGCTCCTCGGTCACCACGGCCGCGGCCGCCGGACCGGAGCGGCCGCCACGGCCACCGCGGCCGCCGGTCTCGCCCAGGTCCTCCAGCTGCTCGGCCTTCAGGCCGGCCCGCGTGCGCTCGGCGCGCGGCAGGATGCCCTTGGTGCCGGCCGGGATGTTCAGCTCCTCGAACAGGTGCGGGGACGTGGAGTACGTCTCCACCGGGTCGTGGAAGTCCAGCTCCAGCGCCTTGTTGATCAGCTGCCAGCGCGGGATGTCGTCCCAGTCCACCAGGGTGACGGCGGTGCCCTTGTTGCCCGCGCGGCCGGTGCGGCCCACGCGGTGCAGGAAGGTCTTCTCGTCCTCCGGCGTCTGGTAGTTGATGACGTGGGTCACACCCTCGACATCGATGCCGCGTGCGGCGACGTCGGTGCACACCAGCACGTCGACCTTGCCGTTGCGGAACGCGCGCAGCGCCTGCTCGCGCGCGCCCTGGCCCAGGTCGCCGTGGACGGCGCCGGACGCGAAGCCGCGCTTCTCCAGCTGCTCGGCGATGTCGGCCGCGGTGCGCTTGGTACGGCAGAAGATCATGGCCAGGCCACGGCCCTCGGCCTGCAGGATGCGGGAGACGAGCTCCGGCTTGTCCATGTTGTGCGCACGGAAGACGTGCTGCGTGATGTTGGCGACGGTCGCGCCCTCGCCGTCCTCGGAGACGGCGCGGATGTGGGTCGGCTGCGTCATGTAGCGGCGGGCCAGGCCGATGACCGCACCCGGCATGGTCGCCGAGAACAGCATCGTCTGACGCTTCGCGGGCAGGTACGCCATGATCTTCTCGACGTCGGGCAGGAAGCCCAGGTCGAGCATCTCGTCGGCCTCGTCCAGGACGAGGGCCTTGACGCGCGAGAGGTCGAGCTTCTTCTGCCCGGCCAGGTCGAGCAGGCGGCCCGGGGTGCCGACGATCACGTCGACGCCCTTCTTGAGCGCCTCGACCTGGGGCTCGTACGC encodes:
- a CDS encoding DEAD/DEAH box helicase → MTLPVALSGTDVIGQAKTGTGKTLGFGLPLLERVVVPADVEAGRATPAQLTDAPQALVVVPTRELCTQVTNDLLTAGKVRNVRVLAIYGGRAYEPQVEALKKGVDVIVGTPGRLLDLAGQKKLDLSRVKALVLDEADEMLDLGFLPDVEKIMAYLPAKRQTMLFSATMPGAVIGLARRYMTQPTHIRAVSEDGEGATVANITQHVFRAHNMDKPELVSRILQAEGRGLAMIFCRTKRTAADIAEQLEKRGFASGAVHGDLGQGAREQALRAFRNGKVDVLVCTDVAARGIDVEGVTHVINYQTPEDEKTFLHRVGRTGRAGNKGTAVTLVDWDDIPRWQLINKALELDFHDPVETYSTSPHLFEELNIPAGTKGILPRAERTRAGLKAEQLEDLGETGGRGGRGGRSGPAAAAVVTEERPARTRTPRQRRRTRGGAELAEGAEATAAAAPAQAPEAPAAPAADEPRRPRRRRTRVAAVPVQSAVAAPVAEAAPAVEAASAVEAPVSDAAPVTPVAEEAPARPRRVPTRKTGPVTPVTPLVEEAPAPPRRVRARKVVETAPEPDFQMAPLVEPVRARRTRKAAPAAAAVTPVAEVPAEEAPAKPKRTRTRKVAEAAPAVAEAVAVAVAEEAPAKPKRTRTRKVAEAAPVAAEAAAVAEEAPVKPKRTRTRKAVAAPEA